A portion of the Abyssisolibacter fermentans genome contains these proteins:
- a CDS encoding class I SAM-dependent methyltransferase: MKNTKRFWDKISSRYDSQVYLKHLEGYNKTINMTRNYLKTTDVVLDFACGTGVTTIELSKNVERIEAIDISENMIDIAKCKSVQRDISNICFDVATIYDKRFIKESFDVVIAFNILYLMEDMDNVIQRIYELLKPNGIFISSTNCLGEKNSLTIMIQSLLSKIGVIPFIRRLKISELEGIIKGSNFSIMQTHKFNESVPNYYIISRKK; the protein is encoded by the coding sequence ATGAAAAACACTAAAAGATTTTGGGATAAAATATCATCAAGGTATGATTCTCAAGTTTATTTAAAACATCTTGAAGGATATAATAAAACTATAAATATGACAAGGAATTATTTAAAAACTACCGATGTAGTACTAGACTTCGCGTGTGGAACAGGTGTAACTACAATTGAATTATCTAAGAATGTTGAAAGAATTGAAGCTATTGACATATCAGAAAATATGATTGATATTGCAAAATGTAAATCAGTACAAAGAGATATATCAAATATCTGTTTTGATGTAGCAACTATCTATGACAAAAGGTTTATTAAAGAATCTTTTGATGTAGTTATTGCCTTCAATATTCTTTACTTAATGGAGGATATGGATAATGTAATACAACGTATATATGAACTATTAAAACCTAATGGGATATTTATTTCATCAACGAATTGCCTAGGCGAAAAGAACAGTTTAACGATTATGATTCAATCACTATTAAGTAAAATTGGAGTAATTCCATTTATAAGAAGATTGAAGATATCTGAATTAGAAGGAATAATTAAAGGTAGTAATTTTTCTATTATGCAAACTCATAAGTTTAATGAATCTGTACCAAATTATTATATAATATCAAGAAAAAAATAA
- a CDS encoding HD domain-containing protein, which translates to MRSKEIIKFLSIAEKLKCELRHSWTSTMRQESVADHSWRLCLFSWILKDKLPEYDMDKVMKMCLFHDLGEALAGDIPSFIKNSEDELNEENAIIQILNMLDGVLKDELENLFMEMKEQKSREAKLFKALDKMEVVIQHNEAPIETWIPLEYELNKTYGSDEVKGIKALEELREVIRKDTIKKISG; encoded by the coding sequence ATGAGATCAAAAGAAATTATTAAGTTTTTAAGTATAGCAGAAAAATTAAAATGTGAGTTACGTCATTCTTGGACATCAACAATGAGACAGGAAAGTGTAGCAGATCATAGTTGGAGACTTTGCCTTTTTTCATGGATACTAAAGGATAAATTACCCGAATATGATATGGATAAAGTAATGAAAATGTGTTTATTTCATGATTTAGGCGAAGCTTTAGCTGGAGATATACCTAGCTTTATTAAGAATAGTGAAGACGAATTGAATGAAGAAAATGCAATAATTCAGATACTTAATATGTTGGATGGTGTTTTAAAGGATGAGCTAGAAAATCTATTCATGGAAATGAAAGAGCAAAAAAGTAGAGAAGCTAAGTTATTTAAAGCACTTGATAAAATGGAAGTAGTAATACAACATAATGAAGCACCGATTGAGACATGGATACCATTAGAATATGAGTTAAATAAAACATACGGAAGTGATGAAGTAAAGGGTATTAAGGCATTGGAAGAGTTAAGAGAAGTGATTAGAAAAGATACTATAAAAAAGATTAGTGGATAA
- a CDS encoding toll/interleukin-1 receptor domain-containing protein, with translation MKKVFLSYCWNRYDKFVEILATKLLTKYDVVFDKWEMKHGYNMDFFMENSIREADKVFVLCEREYVKKANNRVSGVGVETSIISPKVYRDNKQEKFIPVFLEGTKIKPDYMESIFGIEVNPNIKMTSEKLAEFINAIEGKSILEKPKFDVFSDNVDVEIPTKISGMSLIDKFKNGIFDVEVYEKVLNVLKENLLEKFIVKYQLSNFGKIILRFDKNRQIKIMLSIDKNYAEATGYGGWKNYDIFGKVAYDVGIATEIEEVKDIAGRILKGCAEIRFNLNDMLDDFNMSNI, from the coding sequence ATGAAAAAAGTTTTTTTATCTTATTGTTGGAATCGATATGATAAATTTGTGGAAATTCTTGCGACTAAACTACTGACTAAATATGATGTAGTTTTTGACAAATGGGAAATGAAACACGGGTATAACATGGATTTTTTTATGGAAAATTCTATAAGAGAAGCTGATAAAGTATTTGTTCTATGTGAAAGAGAGTATGTAAAAAAGGCAAATAATAGAGTTAGTGGTGTTGGAGTAGAAACATCAATAATAAGTCCAAAAGTGTATAGGGATAATAAGCAAGAAAAATTTATTCCTGTTTTTTTAGAGGGTACAAAGATAAAACCTGATTATATGGAATCAATATTTGGAATTGAGGTTAATCCAAATATTAAAATGACTTCTGAAAAATTAGCAGAATTTATTAATGCAATAGAAGGTAAATCTATTTTAGAAAAGCCCAAGTTTGATGTTTTTAGCGACAATGTAGACGTTGAAATACCAACGAAAATTAGCGGGATGTCTTTAATTGATAAGTTTAAAAATGGAATTTTTGATGTAGAAGTTTATGAAAAAGTGTTAAACGTTTTAAAAGAGAATCTGCTTGAAAAGTTTATTGTAAAATACCAACTTAGTAATTTTGGAAAAATAATCTTAAGATTTGATAAAAATAGACAGATAAAAATTATGCTATCTATAGATAAAAATTATGCAGAAGCAACTGGGTATGGCGGATGGAAAAACTATGATATATTTGGAAAAGTTGCATATGATGTTGGTATTGCAACTGAAATTGAAGAAGTTAAGGATATTGCTGGTCGAATTTTAAAGGGATGCGCGGAGATTCGATTTAACTTAAATGATATGCTAGATGACTTTAATATGTCAAATATATAA